Proteins encoded within one genomic window of Streptomyces profundus:
- a CDS encoding glycoside hydrolase family 13 protein, with translation MPHNPPAWWRSAAIYQVYIRSFADGNGDGTGDLAGVRARLPYLAELGVEALWFTPWYVSPLADGGYDVADYRAIDPAFGTLAEAEKLIAEARQQGLRTIVDVVPNHISAEHAWFKAALAAPPGSPERELFHFRPGRGADGAEPPNAWRSEFGGPAWSRSTDPDGSPGEWYLHLFAPGQPDLNWAHPQVRQEHEEILRFWFDRGAAGVRIDSAALLAKDPELPDFDPERDPHPYVDRDELHDIYRAWRAIADEYEGVLIGELWLPDVERFARYLRSDELHTAFNFDFLSCPWEPERLRASIDGTLASHSGVGAPATWVLANHDITRTATRYGREETGFAFVAKRFGTPTDFELGTRRARAAALLTLALPGAVYLYQGEELGLPEADIPRDRINDPMHARSGGIDPGRDGCRVPLPWSGESAPYGFGGADTWLPQPDDWADHTAEAQEKDPGSMLWLYRTGLRLRRAWPASTGDLTWLDSPSGALVFAREHGLVCAVNLAPEPLALPPHTHVLLRSGPLDEAGLLPQDTAVWLRV, from the coding sequence GTGCCGCACAACCCTCCCGCGTGGTGGCGCTCCGCCGCCATCTACCAGGTGTACATCCGCAGTTTCGCCGACGGGAACGGCGACGGCACCGGCGACCTCGCCGGGGTCAGGGCCCGCCTGCCGTATCTCGCCGAACTCGGCGTCGAGGCGCTGTGGTTCACCCCCTGGTACGTCTCGCCGCTGGCCGACGGCGGCTATGACGTCGCGGACTATCGCGCCATCGACCCGGCGTTCGGCACCCTGGCGGAGGCTGAGAAGCTGATCGCCGAGGCGCGTCAGCAGGGCTTGCGCACCATCGTCGACGTGGTCCCCAACCACATCTCCGCCGAACACGCGTGGTTCAAGGCCGCCTTGGCCGCGCCCCCCGGCAGCCCGGAGCGGGAGTTGTTCCACTTCCGCCCCGGGCGCGGGGCGGACGGTGCCGAGCCGCCCAACGCGTGGCGTTCGGAGTTCGGCGGCCCCGCCTGGTCGCGCAGCACCGACCCCGACGGCAGCCCGGGGGAGTGGTACCTGCACCTCTTCGCGCCCGGGCAGCCGGATCTCAACTGGGCCCATCCGCAGGTCAGGCAGGAGCACGAGGAGATCCTCCGCTTCTGGTTCGACCGAGGCGCGGCCGGCGTCCGGATCGACTCCGCCGCGCTGCTGGCCAAGGACCCCGAACTGCCGGACTTCGACCCGGAACGCGACCCCCACCCCTATGTGGACCGCGACGAGCTGCACGACATCTACCGGGCCTGGCGGGCCATCGCCGACGAGTACGAGGGCGTGCTGATCGGCGAGCTGTGGCTCCCCGACGTGGAGCGGTTCGCCCGCTATCTGCGCTCCGACGAGCTGCACACCGCCTTCAACTTCGACTTCCTCAGCTGCCCCTGGGAGCCGGAGCGGCTGCGCGCCTCCATCGACGGCACGCTCGCCTCGCACTCCGGGGTCGGCGCCCCGGCGACCTGGGTGCTGGCCAACCACGACATCACCAGGACCGCCACGCGCTACGGCCGCGAGGAGACCGGCTTCGCCTTTGTGGCCAAGCGGTTCGGCACCCCGACCGACTTCGAACTCGGCACCCGCCGGGCGCGCGCCGCAGCGCTGTTGACGCTGGCCCTGCCGGGGGCCGTCTACCTCTACCAGGGCGAGGAGTTGGGCCTGCCGGAGGCGGACATCCCACGGGACCGCATCAACGACCCGATGCACGCCAGGTCCGGCGGCATCGACCCGGGCCGGGACGGCTGCCGGGTGCCGCTGCCCTGGTCGGGGGAGTCCGCGCCCTACGGCTTCGGCGGCGCGGACACCTGGCTGCCGCAGCCGGACGACTGGGCCGACCACACGGCCGAGGCCCAGGAGAAGGACCCCGGGTCCATGCTCTGGCTCTACCGCACGGGCCTGCGGCTGCGCCGCGCCTGGCCCGCCTCCACCGGGGACCTGACCTGGTTGGACTCCCCCTCGGGCGCGCTGGTCTTCGCGCGGGAGCACGGCCTGGTCTGCGCGGTCAACCTGGCGCCCGAGCCGTTGGCGCTGCCTCCCCACACACACGTGCTGCTGCGCAGCGGCCCGCTGGACGAAGCGGGTCTGCTGCCGCAGGACACGGCGGTCTGGCTGCGGGTCTGA
- a CDS encoding carbohydrate ABC transporter permease codes for MREAQLRTLVRPAVLKTTRGRLVYWSLFAIAIILFTVAFIIPLYWMVTGGLKSSPELARNPPTYIPEEFHPSNYSDTWNRLELARYFGNTVVLIGGAWLLGLAIQLPAAYALSKLRPRFGKIVLGMMLVTLMVPATALLIPTYLTVTDVPVLGLNLINNPAAVWLPAAANAFNIYVLKNFFDQIPDELLDAARIDGAGAFTTMWRIILPLSRPIIAVVSILSISALWRDFLWPMVVLPDPAKQPITVYLQRIADTTSLNMLIAGMVLASIPLVVVFLIFQRHILAGLTAGSLKG; via the coding sequence CTGAGGGAGGCTCAGTTGCGCACGCTGGTACGCCCCGCCGTACTCAAGACGACTCGCGGCCGACTGGTCTACTGGTCCCTGTTCGCCATCGCGATCATCCTGTTCACCGTGGCCTTCATCATCCCGCTCTACTGGATGGTGACCGGTGGTCTCAAAAGCTCTCCCGAACTGGCTCGGAACCCACCGACCTACATTCCCGAGGAATTCCATCCGAGCAACTACTCGGACACCTGGAACCGTCTGGAACTGGCACGCTACTTCGGTAACACCGTCGTGCTGATCGGTGGCGCGTGGCTGCTCGGGCTCGCGATCCAGCTCCCGGCCGCCTACGCGCTGTCGAAACTCCGCCCGAGGTTCGGGAAGATCGTGCTCGGCATGATGCTGGTCACCCTGATGGTGCCGGCCACCGCCCTGCTGATCCCCACCTATCTCACGGTCACCGACGTGCCCGTTCTCGGGCTCAACCTCATCAACAACCCGGCGGCCGTATGGCTACCCGCAGCCGCCAACGCGTTCAACATCTATGTGCTGAAGAACTTCTTCGACCAGATACCGGACGAGCTGCTCGATGCCGCGCGGATCGACGGTGCTGGTGCGTTCACCACCATGTGGCGCATCATTCTGCCGCTGTCCAGGCCCATCATCGCCGTTGTGTCGATCCTGTCCATCAGCGCTCTGTGGCGTGACTTCCTCTGGCCGATGGTGGTGCTGCCCGATCCGGCGAAGCAGCCCATCACCGTCTATCTGCAACGGATCGCGGACACGACATCGCTCAACATGCTGATCGCCGGAATGGTATTGGCCAGCATTCCACTGGTGGTGGTTTTCCTGATCTTCCAGCGCCATATTCTCGCCGGCCTCACGGCGGGCAGCCTCAAGGGCTGA
- a CDS encoding ABC transporter substrate-binding protein, with amino-acid sequence MTRRAFRRTRRCLATTAVLALTLAACSSDDDGGDDDGKVTLHINGQPPNTDERELRVFLAEIEAFEAEHTDIDIVPHEGFMEPETFNTRVAGGNLEDVFYVYFTDPAGIIEQGYAADITDYLADYPNLDQIRPELHEAFQDEAGRQYGVPTANYSMGLLYNRDLFEQAGLDPNSPPATWEEVRTASAAIAELGGGVTGYGECATENTGGWHLTTEIYSTGGLVAEPDGDGWRAAFNTPETLALLENLSAMRWEDQSMGSDQMRSCEDVMVQMGAGQLGMYVAAPDNLPTLVRQYDGTYENLGLAPIPDGGGTLLGGEGYMINAGASDEQIEAALTWLQWRFVNPDEIERRIEESAADELPVGLPMPPTPDIWVEGEIRDNVEALKEQYANVPVEHVQPFMEGAPSIEGRIEPPNAQEVYATLDNVMQGVLTNEGSDIQSLLDDAESQVNRIYGAS; translated from the coding sequence ATGACACGTCGCGCATTCCGGCGTACCCGCCGCTGTCTGGCCACCACCGCTGTCCTGGCCCTCACGTTGGCCGCCTGCTCCTCGGACGACGACGGCGGCGATGACGACGGCAAGGTCACGCTGCACATCAACGGGCAGCCGCCGAACACCGATGAGCGGGAACTGCGGGTGTTCCTCGCCGAGATCGAGGCGTTCGAGGCGGAACACACCGACATCGACATCGTCCCCCACGAGGGCTTCATGGAGCCCGAGACGTTCAACACCCGGGTCGCGGGCGGCAACCTGGAAGACGTCTTCTATGTCTACTTCACCGACCCGGCCGGCATCATCGAGCAGGGCTACGCGGCCGATATCACGGACTATCTGGCGGACTACCCCAACCTTGACCAGATACGACCCGAGTTGCACGAGGCGTTCCAGGACGAGGCGGGGCGGCAGTACGGCGTCCCGACCGCCAACTACTCCATGGGTCTGCTGTACAACCGCGACCTCTTCGAGCAGGCCGGGCTCGACCCGAACAGCCCTCCCGCCACCTGGGAGGAGGTCCGCACCGCCTCCGCGGCGATCGCCGAACTCGGCGGCGGCGTGACGGGCTACGGCGAGTGCGCCACCGAGAACACCGGTGGCTGGCACCTGACCACCGAGATCTACTCCACCGGCGGCCTGGTGGCCGAGCCGGACGGCGACGGCTGGCGGGCCGCGTTCAACACCCCCGAGACCCTGGCCCTGTTGGAGAACCTCAGCGCCATGCGCTGGGAGGACCAGTCGATGGGCAGCGACCAGATGCGCTCCTGTGAGGACGTGATGGTCCAGATGGGCGCCGGCCAGCTCGGCATGTACGTGGCCGCCCCCGACAACCTGCCGACCCTGGTGCGCCAGTACGACGGCACCTACGAGAACCTCGGCCTGGCCCCGATACCCGACGGCGGCGGCACGCTGCTCGGCGGCGAGGGCTACATGATCAACGCCGGCGCGTCCGATGAGCAGATCGAGGCGGCCCTCACCTGGCTCCAGTGGCGCTTCGTGAACCCGGACGAGATCGAGCGGCGGATCGAGGAGAGCGCGGCTGACGAGCTGCCGGTCGGGCTGCCGATGCCGCCCACCCCTGACATCTGGGTCGAGGGCGAGATCCGCGACAACGTCGAGGCGCTCAAGGAGCAGTACGCCAACGTGCCCGTGGAGCATGTGCAGCCCTTCATGGAGGGCGCCCCCTCGATCGAGGGACGGATCGAGCCGCCGAACGCCCAGGAGGTCTACGCGACCCTGGACAACGTGATGCAGGGCGTGTTGACCAACGAGGGTTCCGATATCCAGTCGCTCCTCGACGACGCGGAGAGCCAGGTCAACCGGATCTACGGCGCCTCCTGA
- a CDS encoding DNA gyrase/topoisomerase IV subunit B has protein sequence MTADTSVPSTALLTGADPGGNYTARHLLVLEGLEAVRKRPGMYIGSTDSRGLMHCLWEIIDNAVDEALGGYCDRIEVLLHADGSVEVRDNGRGIPVDVEPKTGLSGVEVVMTKLHAGGKFGGGSYAASGGLHGVGASVVNALSSRLDVEVDRNSRTHGISFRRGTPGIFTESGPDAPFEPTGGLRAARKIPKSRTGTRVRYWADRQIFLKDARLSLDTLYARARQTAFLVPGLTISVSDERGIDGAEHSTEVFRYDGGISEFCEYLASDRPVCDVLRLRGQGAFKETVPVLDERGHMIPTEVRRQLDVDVAMRWGTGYESTVRSFVNIIATPKGGTHIAGFERALRGTVNEVLRSAKLLRVAEDDVAKDDVLEGLTAVVTVRLAEPQFEGQTKEVLGTSAATRIVAQVVSKELKSFLTSTKRDDKQQSRAVLEKVVAAARTRIAARQHKEAQRRKTALESSSLPAKLADCRSDEVERSELFIVEGDSALGTAKLARNSEFQALLPIRGKILNVQKSSVADMLKNAECGAIIQVIGAGSGRTFDIDQARYGRVIFLADADVDGAHIRCLLLTLFQRYMRPMVEQGRVFSAVPPLHRIELSNPKRGQDKYHYTYSDNELRQTLLDFERRNVRHKESIQRYKGLGEMDADQLAETTMDPRKRTLRRINIGDLEAAEEAFSLLMGNEVAPRREFIASSAATLDRSRIDT, from the coding sequence GTGACCGCCGACACGTCCGTGCCGTCCACCGCACTGCTGACCGGGGCCGATCCGGGCGGCAACTACACCGCGCGGCACCTGCTGGTTCTGGAGGGGCTGGAGGCGGTACGCAAACGCCCCGGCATGTATATCGGCTCCACCGACAGCCGCGGCCTGATGCACTGCCTCTGGGAGATCATCGACAACGCGGTCGACGAGGCCCTCGGGGGGTACTGCGACCGCATCGAGGTGCTGCTGCACGCGGACGGCTCGGTCGAGGTGCGGGACAACGGTCGGGGCATCCCGGTCGACGTGGAGCCCAAGACGGGGCTCTCCGGGGTCGAGGTGGTGATGACCAAGCTGCACGCCGGCGGAAAGTTCGGCGGCGGCTCCTACGCGGCCTCCGGCGGTCTGCACGGTGTGGGCGCCTCGGTGGTCAACGCGCTCTCCTCGCGCCTGGACGTGGAGGTGGACCGGAACTCCAGGACCCACGGGATCAGCTTCCGGCGCGGTACGCCGGGGATCTTCACCGAGTCGGGCCCGGACGCGCCCTTCGAGCCGACGGGCGGCCTGCGCGCCGCCCGGAAGATCCCCAAGTCCAGGACGGGTACCCGGGTCCGGTACTGGGCCGACCGGCAGATCTTCCTCAAGGACGCCAGGCTCTCCCTGGACACGCTCTACGCCCGGGCCCGGCAGACGGCGTTCCTGGTGCCCGGGCTGACCATCTCGGTGAGCGACGAGCGGGGCATCGACGGGGCCGAGCACTCCACCGAGGTGTTCAGGTACGACGGCGGCATCAGCGAGTTCTGCGAGTACCTGGCGAGCGACCGCCCGGTGTGCGACGTGTTGCGGCTGCGGGGTCAGGGCGCGTTCAAGGAGACGGTGCCGGTCCTGGACGAGCGGGGGCACATGATCCCCACCGAGGTGCGCCGGCAGCTGGACGTGGATGTCGCGATGCGCTGGGGCACGGGCTACGAGAGCACGGTGCGCTCCTTTGTGAACATCATCGCGACGCCGAAGGGCGGCACCCATATCGCCGGCTTCGAGCGGGCGCTGCGCGGCACCGTGAACGAGGTGCTGCGGTCCGCCAAGCTGCTGCGGGTGGCCGAGGACGACGTGGCCAAGGACGACGTCCTTGAGGGCCTCACGGCGGTGGTCACGGTCCGGCTGGCGGAGCCGCAGTTCGAGGGGCAGACCAAGGAGGTCCTCGGTACCTCGGCGGCCACCAGGATCGTCGCGCAGGTGGTGTCCAAGGAGCTGAAGTCCTTCCTGACGTCCACCAAGCGGGATGACAAGCAGCAGTCCAGGGCGGTGCTGGAGAAGGTCGTGGCGGCGGCCAGGACGCGGATCGCCGCCCGTCAGCACAAGGAGGCGCAGCGGCGGAAGACGGCGCTTGAGTCCTCCTCGCTGCCGGCCAAGCTGGCGGACTGCCGCAGTGACGAGGTGGAGCGCAGCGAGCTGTTCATCGTCGAGGGCGACAGCGCGCTGGGCACGGCCAAGCTGGCGCGGAACAGCGAGTTCCAGGCGCTGCTGCCGATCCGGGGCAAGATCCTGAACGTGCAGAAGTCGTCGGTCGCCGACATGCTCAAGAACGCCGAGTGCGGAGCCATCATCCAGGTGATAGGAGCCGGGTCGGGCCGGACCTTCGACATCGACCAGGCGCGTTACGGGCGGGTGATCTTCCTCGCCGACGCGGATGTGGACGGCGCGCACATCCGCTGTCTGCTGCTCACGCTCTTCCAGCGGTACATGCGTCCGATGGTGGAGCAGGGGCGCGTCTTCTCGGCTGTTCCGCCGCTGCACCGGATCGAGTTGAGCAACCCCAAGCGGGGGCAGGACAAGTACCACTACACCTACTCGGACAACGAACTGCGGCAGACGCTGCTGGACTTCGAGCGGCGGAACGTTCGCCACAAGGAATCCATCCAGCGGTACAAGGGGCTGGGCGAGATGGACGCCGACCAGCTCGCGGAGACCACGATGGATCCCCGCAAGCGGACGTTGCGCCGGATCAACATCGGCGATCTGGAGGCGGCGGAGGAGGCGTTCAGCCTGCTGATGGGCAACGAGGTGGCGCCGCGACGGGAGTTCATCGCGTCGTCCGCGGCTACGCTGGACCGCTCCCGCATCGACACCTGA
- a CDS encoding DUF7455 domain-containing protein — MTTVLTPATPLTAGDRCDRCGAQAYLRVVLISGGELLFCAHHGRKFQPELKKIAAEIQDETEKLTATPASAQENER; from the coding sequence GTGACTACTGTTCTGACTCCCGCGACCCCGCTGACCGCTGGGGACCGCTGCGATCGTTGCGGCGCCCAGGCATACCTCCGCGTGGTCCTCATCAGCGGCGGAGAGCTGCTCTTCTGCGCCCACCACGGCCGCAAGTTCCAGCCAGAACTCAAGAAGATCGCCGCTGAGATACAGGACGAGACGGAGAAGCTCACCGCGACTCCCGCAAGCGCACAGGAGAACGAGCGTTGA
- a CDS encoding carbohydrate ABC transporter permease, producing MASPETRRRLGENVTAYGFLCAALVVFSLFAWYPAIRNIILSFQEVNFVRGSSWVGFDNFSYIFDDPLFATAWRNSAIFTLYALVLGFGVPFVTALLINEFRHARAYFRVLVYLPVMLPPVVVALMWRWFYQPDGGLINEILGTVGLPTSDWTNSSSTALISLVIVSTWANMGTATLIYLAALQTIPGELYEAAELEGAGIWRRIWHVTIPQTRFVILMLLLLQVVATMQVFTEPFVMTGGGPQDSTVTVMLLIYRYAFVYNNFGAASAMSLLLLLVLAVFSAAYLRVTRSQQT from the coding sequence ATGGCCTCTCCCGAGACCAGGCGGCGACTGGGCGAGAACGTCACCGCCTATGGATTCCTGTGCGCCGCTCTCGTGGTCTTCTCGCTCTTCGCCTGGTACCCGGCCATTCGCAACATCATCCTGAGCTTTCAGGAAGTCAACTTCGTTCGCGGATCGAGCTGGGTCGGGTTTGACAACTTCAGCTATATCTTCGATGACCCGTTGTTCGCGACGGCCTGGCGTAACAGCGCGATATTCACGCTCTACGCCCTGGTGCTCGGCTTCGGCGTTCCCTTTGTGACCGCCCTGCTGATCAACGAGTTCCGGCACGCGAGGGCCTACTTCCGGGTCCTGGTCTATCTGCCGGTGATGTTGCCGCCGGTGGTCGTCGCGCTGATGTGGCGATGGTTCTACCAGCCGGACGGGGGCCTGATCAACGAGATCCTGGGCACGGTCGGGCTCCCCACCTCGGACTGGACGAACTCCTCCAGTACCGCCCTGATCTCGTTGGTCATCGTCTCCACCTGGGCCAATATGGGCACGGCGACGCTGATCTACCTGGCCGCCCTACAGACCATTCCCGGCGAGCTGTACGAAGCCGCGGAACTGGAGGGCGCCGGTATCTGGCGGCGTATCTGGCATGTGACCATTCCGCAGACCAGGTTCGTCATCCTGATGCTGCTGCTGCTCCAGGTCGTGGCCACCATGCAGGTATTCACGGAACCGTTCGTGATGACCGGTGGCGGGCCGCAGGACTCGACCGTCACGGTCATGCTGCTGATCTATCGCTACGCCTTCGTCTACAACAACTTCGGCGCCGCCAGCGCCATGAGTCTGCTCCTGCTGCTGGTGCTCGCCGTGTTCTCCGCCGCCTATCTGCGGGTCACCCGCAGCCAGCAGACCTGA
- a CDS encoding RNA polymerase sigma factor — MSASTSRTLPAEIAESNSVMALIERGKAEGQIAGDDVRRAFEADQIPSTQWKNVLRSLNQILDEEGVTLMVSAAEAPRRTRKSVAAKTTAKRTATKTVAAKTAPAKKATALAPPDDAGAADPQPGAEGSASVAGAKKAPVKKAVAKKAPAKKSAAKKAPAKKSAAKKAADKNADPKKELVDEFLEGEEEGSEEPAERAARAGAPAEGAEGKQENEGFVLSDDDEDDAPAQQVAAAGATADPVKDYLKQIGKVPLLNAEQEVELAKRIEAGLFAEDKLASADKIAPKLKHELEIISEDGRRAKNHLLEANLRLVVSLAKRYTGRGMLFLDLIQEGNLGLIRAVEKFDYTKGYKFSTYATWWIRQAITRAMADQARTIRIPVHMVEVINKLARVQRQMLQDLGREPTPEELAKELDMTPEKVVEVQKYGREPISLHTPLGEDGDSEFGDLIEDSEAVVPADAVSFTLLQEQLHSVLDTLSEREAGVVSMRFGLTDGQPKTLDEIGKVYGVTRERIRQIESKTMSKLRHPSRSQVLRDYLD, encoded by the coding sequence GTGTCGGCCAGCACTTCCCGTACTCTCCCCGCAGAGATCGCCGAGTCAAATTCTGTGATGGCGCTCATCGAACGGGGAAAGGCTGAGGGGCAGATCGCCGGCGACGATGTGCGCCGGGCCTTCGAGGCTGACCAGATCCCGTCAACCCAGTGGAAGAACGTTCTGCGCAGCCTCAACCAGATCCTCGACGAGGAGGGCGTGACGCTGATGGTGAGTGCCGCCGAGGCGCCCAGGCGCACCCGGAAGAGTGTCGCCGCGAAGACGACGGCCAAGCGCACCGCGACCAAGACGGTCGCGGCCAAGACCGCACCGGCCAAGAAGGCCACCGCGCTGGCGCCCCCAGACGACGCGGGTGCGGCAGACCCGCAGCCGGGTGCCGAGGGTTCGGCCTCGGTGGCCGGAGCCAAGAAGGCACCCGTGAAGAAGGCGGTGGCCAAGAAGGCGCCCGCCAAGAAGTCCGCGGCCAAGAAGGCACCGGCGAAGAAGTCCGCCGCCAAGAAGGCGGCCGACAAGAACGCCGATCCCAAGAAGGAGCTGGTCGACGAGTTCCTTGAGGGCGAGGAGGAGGGCTCGGAGGAGCCCGCCGAGCGGGCGGCGCGCGCCGGCGCACCGGCCGAGGGCGCCGAGGGCAAGCAGGAGAACGAGGGTTTCGTCCTCTCGGACGACGACGAGGACGACGCTCCCGCGCAGCAGGTGGCGGCGGCCGGCGCCACGGCCGACCCGGTCAAGGACTACCTCAAGCAGATCGGCAAGGTTCCCCTCCTCAACGCCGAGCAGGAGGTGGAGCTGGCCAAGCGGATCGAGGCCGGTCTCTTCGCCGAGGACAAGCTGGCCAGCGCCGACAAGATCGCCCCCAAGCTCAAGCACGAGCTGGAGATCATCTCCGAGGACGGGCGGCGGGCCAAGAACCACCTGCTGGAGGCCAACCTCAGGCTGGTGGTCTCGCTCGCGAAGCGCTACACCGGCCGGGGGATGCTCTTCCTCGACCTGATCCAGGAGGGCAACCTGGGTCTGATCCGCGCGGTGGAGAAGTTCGACTACACCAAGGGCTACAAGTTCTCCACGTATGCCACCTGGTGGATCCGGCAGGCGATCACCCGTGCCATGGCCGACCAGGCGCGCACCATCCGCATCCCGGTGCACATGGTCGAGGTGATCAACAAGCTCGCCCGGGTGCAGCGTCAGATGCTTCAGGACCTCGGGCGCGAGCCCACGCCTGAGGAGCTCGCCAAGGAACTGGACATGACCCCCGAGAAGGTGGTCGAGGTCCAGAAGTACGGCCGGGAGCCGATCTCTCTCCACACCCCGCTGGGTGAGGACGGGGACAGCGAGTTCGGTGATCTGATCGAGGACTCCGAGGCCGTCGTGCCGGCCGACGCGGTCAGCTTCACGCTGCTGCAGGAGCAGCTGCACTCGGTCCTCGACACGCTCAGTGAGCGCGAGGCCGGCGTGGTGTCCATGCGGTTCGGTCTGACCGACGGGCAGCCCAAGACGCTGGACGAGATCGGGAAGGTCTACGGCGTGACGCGGGAGCGCATCCGGCAGATCGAGTCCAAGACCATGTCGAAGCTGCGGCACCCCTCAAGGTCCCAGGTGCTCCGGGACTACCTCGACTGA
- a CDS encoding LacI family DNA-binding transcriptional regulator: MTRRLAQVAQKVGVSEATVSRVLNGKPGVSEATRQAVLTALDVLGYERPTQLRGERGRLVGLILPELQNPIFPAFAEVLGGVLAQRGLVPVLCTQTPGGIQETDYVDLLLQQQVSGVVFAGGHYAQEDASHDHYRLLAERRLPVVLINASVPGLGFPRVSCDDSVAVEQAWRHLVSLGHERIGLVLGPADHIPSQRKLAAARAAAEAGGGELSDELVARAMYTLEGGQAATATLLERGATGVICASDVIALGAIRAARRRGLSVPEDFSVVGFDDSALMTCTNPPLSTVRQPIEAMGRAAVEVLVAQFGGRDVGRDELLFEPELVVRESTGQAPGRGRG, from the coding sequence ATGACGCGACGACTTGCCCAGGTAGCGCAGAAGGTGGGAGTGAGTGAGGCCACGGTCAGCCGGGTCCTCAACGGGAAGCCGGGGGTCTCCGAGGCCACCCGGCAGGCCGTCCTCACCGCGCTCGACGTGCTCGGGTACGAACGCCCCACCCAACTGCGCGGCGAACGCGGCCGTTTGGTCGGTCTGATACTGCCCGAGCTCCAGAACCCGATCTTTCCGGCCTTCGCCGAGGTCCTCGGCGGGGTGCTGGCCCAGCGTGGCCTGGTGCCCGTGCTGTGCACCCAGACCCCGGGCGGTATCCAGGAGACCGACTACGTCGATCTGCTGCTGCAGCAGCAGGTTTCCGGCGTGGTGTTCGCCGGTGGGCACTACGCGCAGGAGGACGCGTCGCACGACCACTACCGGCTGCTCGCGGAGCGCAGGCTGCCGGTGGTGTTGATCAACGCGTCGGTGCCGGGGCTCGGTTTTCCCCGGGTCTCCTGTGACGACTCGGTGGCCGTGGAGCAGGCGTGGCGGCATCTGGTCTCGCTGGGGCACGAGCGGATCGGCCTCGTGCTCGGCCCCGCCGATCACATTCCCTCGCAGCGCAAGCTCGCCGCGGCGCGGGCCGCGGCTGAGGCCGGGGGCGGGGAGCTGTCCGACGAGCTGGTCGCTCGTGCCATGTACACGCTGGAAGGTGGCCAGGCCGCGACGGCCACGTTGTTGGAGCGCGGTGCCACCGGGGTGATCTGTGCCAGCGACGTGATAGCGCTCGGCGCGATCCGGGCGGCGCGGCGCCGCGGGCTCTCGGTGCCGGAGGACTTCTCCGTGGTGGGATTCGACGACTCCGCCCTGATGACCTGCACCAATCCTCCGCTCAGCACGGTGCGTCAGCCCATCGAGGCGATGGGCCGTGCGGCGGTCGAGGTGTTGGTCGCGCAGTTCGGCGGACGGGACGTCGGGCGCGACGAGTTGCTGTTCGAGCCCGAGCTGGTGGTGCGGGAGTCGACGGGGCAGGCGCCCGGGCGAGGTCGCGGTTAG